The window TGCGCTGCGACTAGCCCCGGTGTTGATAGATGCCCAGGATGTTGCCTGCGGGATCACGAAAGTGAGCGGTGATCTCGTGAGCGTTGGGGTCGATGGGCTGGACGATCTCGCCACCGTGGGCAGTGATGAGGTTAACCGTTGCGGCTGCGTTGTCGACCATGATGGAGATGACGATGCCCAGGTGATTGGATGGAGGACGATTGAGGACCCACATACCACTTACTTCGACACCGTCATCGAATGCAGTGGTGCCATCGGCGTGCTGGCGGAGTTCCCAGCCGAAGACGGAGGCGTAGAAGGAGGAGGAGACGGCTACATCTGTGGCGGGGATTTCGAGGTAGCAGATCTTGCCATTGGCGAAGCGGTGAGACATGGCGGACTCCTTCGGGTTGAGTCTACTGCACGCTGGAGTACGCTGTGAAGATGGTTGCTGCACGGTGGAGAAAGACAAGGGGTGAGTATGAACGCGGCCAACAATGAGTACGATCTGGATCGGTTTGGGGAGGCGCAGTTAGGAGTGTTCGCGCAAGCTTGTGCAGAGTTGCGAGCGGGACACAAGAAGACTCACTGGATGTGGTTTGTGTTTCCACAGATTCGTGGGCTGGGTCATAGTCCTATGGCGATGAAGTATTCCATCTCGGGGCTGGATGAGGCGCGGGCTTATTTAGCGCATCCCGTGCTCGGGTTGCGGCTGCGCGAGTGTACGGCGATTCTGGTGGGAGCGAAGGACAGGCCGGTGAAGGAGATCTTCGGGGAGCCGGATGATCTTAAGTTTCATTCGAGCATGACGTTGTTTGCCAAGGCTGAAGAGGGTGGCGGCGTGTTTCAGGAGGCGCTGAATAAGTATTTTGGTGGTGAGATGGATCGGGCAACTTTAGAGCGAATTTAGAGTTTGCGATGCCCATATCCACGACAGATGGCTTCGTCGCGGATATGGGCATCGATGTTTGTTGTGCTGAGTTGATTCTCGTCTGCTATCCGATGACGCGGTATCCAAGCTGGAATGGGTTAGCGGCGAAGCCTGCGATGAGGTACCACCCCGTTGCGCCGATGTGGAGTGATGGGCCGTAGGTGAAGCCGAAGCCGGTGTCGAGGACGCTGGACGATGCGACGACGCCGAGGCCGCTGGGGATGACTTTTCCTCCTGCGGTTTGACCGACGCCGAGGATCTGCTGCGCGTGCTCGATGTCTTTCAGTAGCTGAACGGCTTTGGAGATATCTGTGAGGAGCGCCGGGAGTGGCTCGCCTCCGCGCAGGACTCTTGCGGTGAGAGCGGCGGCGGTGTGAGCTGTGCCTTCGAGCCATACTGCGTGTGGATCATTGGCGGGGCTGGTGAGGCTAACGTCGGAGAATGTTAGTCCGCTGACGGTTTGGCTGCCGGTGAGGTTGGAGTTTGGGGATGAGGCGGTGTCGGTGGTTTGAAGATTTGCGAGAGCCCAGTCGATGGTGCCGCGAGAGCGTGTGTCGAGGAACGCGAGATAAGACCAGGTCTGACAGTCTTCGGGGATGGGTGAGGGGTTGATGGTGATCTGGTCGGGCAGGGTGCCAGTGTAAAAGAACGGACCTTGCGAGTTGAACATGGCGAAGACGAATTGGATGGCGTGTTGAGCGAGAGCGGCCCAGGTCATGCCGTTGTTGGCGGAGCCGCCGTCGGTGAGGGTGTGGAGCATGGTGAAGAAGGCGTAAGTGTCGAGATTGCCTTCGGTGGATTTGCCGTTGGGCGACGGTTGAGATTGGTTGAACTGGTCGATGATGGTGCCGTAAGAGTAGCCGCCGGGGCCCTGGGTGTTGTAGGTGTTGGTGACGATCCAGTTTGCGACTAAGAGCGCGCCGGTGAGGTACTGCTTGTCGCGGGTGCGGCGATAGAGCTGAGCGAGGGCCATGCCGGCCCAGGCTTGATCGCCAACGGAGCTGCCGTAGAAGAAGAATGGAAACGCTGCGGGCGTGATGAAGGCACCGCTCGAGTCGGGCGCGTTGACGAAGTAGGCCTGGGCAAAGCGGCCGTCGGCTACGGGGAAGTTTGTCGCCTGCGCGTGGAGGAGGCCGAGGCCGAGGGTTTTGGCGCGGGCGAGGTCGTCCTGCTGGCCGCGAGAGAGATAGGCGTGGATGGCGACGGCGTTGTCGTAGGTGAAGCCGGTGGCCTGAAGAGCTGCGTCGCTGTAGCTCTGAGAGAGGCGGATGGTGGAGCCGGACGCGTAGGCGTCCATCATGAAGTTTTGGAAGGAGAAGCCGCGAGCGAGGGAGGTGAAGAGGTCTTGTGTGTTCGTGAAGGGGTTGGCGTTTGCGAGCTGCGCGTGTGCCGGCTGCGGCGCGAAGAGTGACGGCATTGCGCCTGCCACTGCGGCGGTGGAGACCATTCCGAAGAGGCTGCGACGCGTGATACTTGTAGATGGCATTTGGGGAGCCCTCCTTTGGGCATCGCCACTCTACGCTTGGGTTGCGAAGAGGCGCAAGAGTTGGAGAGCGGTTAGTTAGTGAATGTTTGAGGAGACGAATAAAAGACTTGCGTGGGCGTGCGAAGACTTCTTTTACAACCGCTTAGCTTGCGTTTGCATCTCGCTGTGAGAAGGATCACATTTGCTGGGCGATAGAGGTGCGCGTGGATCGAGCGTGGAGAGTTGCGATGGCTCTGGTTGTTGGTCTGGCTGCGCCGATGCTCGCTGCAGGATGCGGGAAGCATGAGGCGCAGGCCACCGCTGCTCCAGTACCGGCGATGAAGCCTGCGCCGCCTACTCCTATCGATGTGAAGAAGACGGATGTGGGTGGGCCGACATGGGATCCGGAGTGGGACAAGACTGTGGAGCTGGCTTTGCCGCCCGAGATGCTATCGGGGCAAGTGCCGCATGATGTGAAGCGATTCTGTCCCGCGTTCTATGGGATGGCAGAGGAAGATAAGCGTGCGTTCTGGGCTTACTTTTTTCAGGCGCTGGCTGGGGCAGAGGCCGGGTTGGAGCCGACCGTGCAGGCAAAGCACTCGCAGCCTGAGATGGTGGTGAAGGATGAAGTGACCGGGCGTCAGGCGCGGACCTGGGGGCTGTTGCAGCTTACCTATGAAGATCAGAAGCGGTATGGATGCGACTTCGACTGGGATCGAGATAAGAAGCTGAAGGCGGACGATCCGGCGAGGACGATTTTGCAGCCGAAGAACAATCTCGAGTGTGGGGTGAAGATTATGGATCACCAGATCATCGAGAAACATAAACCGCTGCTGTCGGGGTCGGGGTACTGGTCGACGCTGCGGCCGGGGACGGTGAGCTATCGCGTGTTTGCAAAGCAGATGACGAATGTTCCGGCAGCCTGTCGGGTGGAGAGTGGCAGGAAGCTGGCTTCGCGGTGAGCTCTGGCGGGTCGTGTTCGCAGTGGGGTGCGAAGGCGAAGAAGGCGGTTCGCGTGTGGCGCGAATGCCCACCTATGCAAGCGCAAGATGGGCATCTTGCTCACTATTATCATTTTTGACTAATTGATCGTTATGCTCGCTGAGACTTGATGACTGACAGTCTGGCCAGCGAGTGTTGTCGAACCTGTAATAGTGAAAGGTGTTGTTACAGGCAGAGGCGGATTAGAGGAAGGTCCTTTAGAGCCCCCGCCGCTACATCCTAAAGCCAGACCCAGACCAGCAGAGACAAGCAGAAGGACAGCTAGCCGAGGAAATCCTCTGCGGCGAAATGGAAGAAGCCCTACGACAAGAAGAGAGGCAAGCGATAAAACGGACTCTTCCCCCATATGCGAATGGGGCTTTGCATGAACCTCGTTCGTAGCTACTGCTGTCGTCGTTACATTTACTGTGACAGTCGCGGGTTGTCCGTTCAATGCGGCGGTCGCAGAATTGCATGATGCTCCCGCTGGAAGGCCTGAACAGGTGAAAGTAACGTTGCCAGCAAACGATGAGACGGGCGTGACGCTGAGACTATAGCCAACGGTTGATCCGGAGGACACTGTTTGAAAAGCCGATGCCAATGAAAGTTGAAAGTCAGTGACAGATTCCGCGAGGACGCTGCTTGTCGAAGCCAAATAATTTGAGTCTCCGGCATAGGAGATCGAGAGACTGTGCTGTCCGGTGGAAAGATTGGATATTGAAAATGTCGCCTGACTAGCCGAGTTGAGGGGCTGTTGTCCGAGAGATGTTGTACCGTCTAGAAGTGTTACCGATCCTGTTGCTCCTAAGCCTTGCACTCCTGAAACCTGAGCGGCAAGCGTTATAGGAGTTCCGACAAGTGCCTGGCTTGCACTGCTAGTGAGCGTTACAGTGGGCTTAACTGGCTGCCTTATCGACAAGAAGATAGAAACGTTTTGTGTGACATAGTTGGTGACAATTATGTCCGGTAGACCGTCCCCGTTCAGATCAGCTAACTGTAGCTGGTTAGATCCAGCGGGCAGCGCAGCCGTGAAGTCAGGAGCAGTCTGGGGAAATTTGCCGGTTCCGTCGTTGAGAAACACGCTGAGTGAGGCGGAACTGGTATCTGCGACGACGGCGTCTATCTTTCCGTCTCCGTCCATATCAGCCGCGCCTACAACCGGGGGCGCAGTTGCTGGAATCTGGCTGATTGGAGGAGGAGTTGCGAGGACGATAACCTGAGAGCTGTTGAGCTGAAAGGTGCCGTCGCCATTTCCCAAGCTAACGGAGGCAATATTGGCAGACCCGACAAGCAGATCCCGATTTCCGTCTCCGTTGAAGTCAGCTGACGTTAGAAACTGTGGGCTGAAAATATCGCTGGATTTCACGGTTGATGGAGAAGCAAAGGATCCATCACCATTTCCGGAAAAGTACAACAGACTATTTCCAGTGAAACCTGTCGCAATAAAATCATCTTTCTTGTCATTGTTGAAATCACCTGCGACAACTCCAAAGAAGGCGTCGCTCGCAGGCTGGTTTGCAAATGGCTGCAAAGTAAAACCGCCATGACCGTCGCCAAGGTAAACATAGAGGGAACCGTTCCCGCCAAGAATCACGTCAAGGTGGGAATCGTGATTTATATCGGCTACCGCAGCACCCAAAAAGCCGTAAGAGCTCGGCAAGGCTTGCTGCTGAGCGAAGGTACCGTCTCCATTCCCTGTTAGAAGAATGGCCGCCTGCAGCCCAGCTACAGTTCCAACGATAAGATCCTGTTTTCCATCCTCGTTAAAATCACCGGCTACTATCGATCCAACTCCAATAGCACTTATCTGAAGAGTCGTTGAAATAGGTGCAGCGAAAGTTCCGTTTCCGGTGTTGAGGTAGACGACAACCCGCTTATCTACGTCATCCGTGACGACGAAGTCGAGCTTTCCGTCTCCGTTGAAGTCGGCCACAGCGAGACCGGTGAGATGTTGGAAGTTCGTGTTGATGTCTTGGCGGGGGCTGAACTGAGGGGTGGAGGCAATAGCCGGTAAGACACAGGTGGCCAGGAGGCAGACAACTCGGATTAAGCGCATATTTGGCAGTAGAAGTACAGTGGGGACAGCCAGATACTACCAGCGTCATGGATAAACGTCACGGATAAATTCTGTTGAGTGTCCTTGCGAAGGGGATGGTTTCGCGGACGTGGTCGAGGCCGCAGATCCAGGCTACGGCGCGCTCGATGCCCATGCCGAAGCCGGCGTGCGGGACGCTGCCGTACTTGCGCAGGTCGAGGTACCACTGGAAGGCGTCGAGTGGGAGGTGGTGCTCTTCGATGCGGGACTTGAGCAGGTCGTAACTGTCGATGCGCTGGGAGCCGCCGATGATTTCGCCGTAGCCCTCGGGAGCGAGGACGTCGACACAGAGGGCCTTGGTGGGGTCGAGCGGGTCGGGCTGCATGTAGAAGGCCTTGAAGGCGGCGGGGTAGCGGTGGATCATGACGGGCTTGTCGAACTGGCTGGAGATGTAGGTCTCGTCGGGGCTGCCGAAGTCGTCGCCGTACTTGTGTGGGGCTTCGAGCTTGCCTTCGGCGAAGGCTTTTTCGAGCATGGCGTGGGCTTCGTCGTAGCTTAGGCGCGGGAAGGTGCCGACGATGGCTTCGAGTTTGGCGATGTCTTTGCCGATGACCTTGAGGTCGGCGCGGTGCGACTCGAGGACGCGGGTGACGATGTGGGTGATGAAGCCTTCGGCGAGGTTCATGAGGCCGTCGAGCTCGAGGAAGGCGACCTCGGGTTCGATCATCCAGAACTCGGTGAGGTGGCGGCGAGTCTTGGATTTTTCGGCGCGGAAGGTGGGGCCGAAGCTGTAGACCTTGCCGAGTGCGAGGGCGGTGGCTTCGATGTAGAGCTGGCCGGACTGGGTGAGGTAGGCCTTGTCGTCGTCGAAGTAGTCCATCTCGAAGAGCTCGGAGGTGCCTTCGCAGGCGTTGGGGGTGAGGATGGGTGGGTCGGTGCGGATGAAGCCGTTGGTGTCGAAGTATTCAGATGCCGCGCGCATGATGGTGGCGCGGACGCGGAGGATGGCAGACTGGCGCGGGGTGCGGACCCAGAGGTGGCGGTGCTCCATGAGGAAGTCGACGCCGGCCTCTTTGAGCTGGATGGGGAAGGGGGTCTCGACTGGGACCTTCTGGATGACTGTGACGTCTTCGACGTCTAGCTCGTAGCCGGAGGGGGCGCGGGAGTCGGCGCGGACTTTACCGGTGACGGTGAGGCTGGACTCGAGGGTGAGATTTTTCAGAGTCTCGAAGACCTCTTCGGAGACGGCGGCTTTGGGGACGATGCCCTGGATGGTGCCGGTGCCGTCGCGGAAGATGGGAAAGAGGAGCTTGCCCGAGGCGCGGAGGTTGTAGAGCCAGCCGCGGAGGGTGATGGTCTGGCCTTCGTGGGCGGATAGGGAGGCTATGGTGGCGAGGGGCGCGGAGGTTGTGACGGGAGTAGTTACAGATTCGCTCATTGGTTCCTTATTTGTTCTTGTTGCAGTTACTAATTACTTTGCGCTGTCGCTTCGGTGGCTCGCTTGAGGAGGTCGAAAGCTTGCGTGGCTTTGGTGGCGGCGGATTCGGGGGTTTCTTCCAACTCGTGGGCGATCTCGAGGACGCCGGGGGTGTTGGCCGGAAGGGTCGCGATGTGGCGGGCTATGTTCTGCCAGTCGATTCCGGCGGTGCCGGGCCAGAGATGGTCGTCCTTTGCGCCGAGGTTGTCGTGGATGTGTAGTTCGGCGATGCGGGGCTTAAGGAGCTCGAAGGCTTCGTCGATGCCTTTGTTTGCTTCGGGTGCTGCGAGGTGTGCGTGGCCGATGTCGAGGGTGACGCCGACGCGATCGAAGTGACCGACTTTGAGGATTTCGAGGAGGTGCTCGGGGGTGGTGATCTCGTTCTGGAGATTTTCTAGCAGGATGCGGACGCCGAGGGGGTGGGCGAAGGCTTTGAGGTGCTCGATGGCGGTGAGGGAGTTTTCGAGGGCGCGGAGGTTCCAGGCGTCGTCTTTGTAGCCGAGATGGAGTGTACAGGCGGTGATGGGAATCTGCTCGGCGGACTCGAGGGCTCGCTTGACCTCGTCCATGGCAGAGATACGACGGGACTTTTCGGGGTCGATGAGGTTGAGATTGGGGGCGACGTGGCGGGACCACTGGGCGTCGGCGCGGTCGCTGATGTAGAGGGGTTGGTGGAGCGTGGCTCCGACGCCGGTGTTGCGGAACCAGGTGGCGACGTCACGGACGGCGGCGCGGTCGGTGTAGTCGAAGTGGTGGCGGGCGGCGAAGAGCTCGATGGTTTGGGCACCGCTTTTTTGCAAGGCATCGAGCAGGCCGGGGTGAAGGCGCTGCGGGAGAAAGACGTGAGTGGAGATACCGGGTTGCATCACCTCTTAAGGTACAGCAGAGAGGACGCAAGGTGTCAGGGGAA is drawn from Edaphobacter lichenicola and contains these coding sequences:
- a CDS encoding VOC family protein, with product MSHRFANGKICYLEIPATDVAVSSSFYASVFGWELRQHADGTTAFDDGVEVSGMWVLNRPPSNHLGIVISIMVDNAAATVNLITAHGGEIVQPIDPNAHEITAHFRDPAGNILGIYQHRG
- a CDS encoding DUF1810 domain-containing protein; protein product: MNAANNEYDLDRFGEAQLGVFAQACAELRAGHKKTHWMWFVFPQIRGLGHSPMAMKYSISGLDEARAYLAHPVLGLRLRECTAILVGAKDRPVKEIFGEPDDLKFHSSMTLFAKAEEGGGVFQEALNKYFGGEMDRATLERI
- a CDS encoding FG-GAP-like repeat-containing protein, which gives rise to MRLIRVVCLLATCVLPAIASTPQFSPRQDINTNFQHLTGLAVADFNGDGKLDFVVTDDVDKRVVVYLNTGNGTFAAPISTTLQISAIGVGSIVAGDFNEDGKQDLIVGTVAGLQAAILLTGNGDGTFAQQQALPSSYGFLGAAVADINHDSHLDVILGGNGSLYVYLGDGHGGFTLQPFANQPASDAFFGVVAGDFNNDKKDDFIATGFTGNSLLYFSGNGDGSFASPSTVKSSDIFSPQFLTSADFNGDGNRDLLVGSANIASVSLGNGDGTFQLNSSQVIVLATPPPISQIPATAPPVVGAADMDGDGKIDAVVADTSSASLSVFLNDGTGKFPQTAPDFTAALPAGSNQLQLADLNGDGLPDIIVTNYVTQNVSIFLSIRQPVKPTVTLTSSASQALVGTPITLAAQVSGVQGLGATGSVTLLDGTTSLGQQPLNSASQATFSISNLSTGQHSLSISYAGDSNYLASTSSVLAESVTDFQLSLASAFQTVSSGSTVGYSLSVTPVSSFAGNVTFTCSGLPAGASCNSATAALNGQPATVTVNVTTTAVATNEVHAKPHSHMGEESVLSLASLLVVGLLPFRRRGFPRLAVLLLVSAGLGLALGCSGGGSKGPSSNPPLPVTTPFTITGSTTLAGQTVSHQVSASITIN
- a CDS encoding sugar phosphate isomerase/epimerase family protein yields the protein MQPGISTHVFLPQRLHPGLLDALQKSGAQTIELFAARHHFDYTDRAAVRDVATWFRNTGVGATLHQPLYISDRADAQWSRHVAPNLNLIDPEKSRRISAMDEVKRALESAEQIPITACTLHLGYKDDAWNLRALENSLTAIEHLKAFAHPLGVRILLENLQNEITTPEHLLEILKVGHFDRVGVTLDIGHAHLAAPEANKGIDEAFELLKPRIAELHIHDNLGAKDDHLWPGTAGIDWQNIARHIATLPANTPGVLEIAHELEETPESAATKATQAFDLLKRATEATAQSN
- the asnS gene encoding asparagine--tRNA ligase, with amino-acid sequence MSESVTTPVTTSAPLATIASLSAHEGQTITLRGWLYNLRASGKLLFPIFRDGTGTIQGIVPKAAVSEEVFETLKNLTLESSLTVTGKVRADSRAPSGYELDVEDVTVIQKVPVETPFPIQLKEAGVDFLMEHRHLWVRTPRQSAILRVRATIMRAASEYFDTNGFIRTDPPILTPNACEGTSELFEMDYFDDDKAYLTQSGQLYIEATALALGKVYSFGPTFRAEKSKTRRHLTEFWMIEPEVAFLELDGLMNLAEGFITHIVTRVLESHRADLKVIGKDIAKLEAIVGTFPRLSYDEAHAMLEKAFAEGKLEAPHKYGDDFGSPDETYISSQFDKPVMIHRYPAAFKAFYMQPDPLDPTKALCVDVLAPEGYGEIIGGSQRIDSYDLLKSRIEEHHLPLDAFQWYLDLRKYGSVPHAGFGMGIERAVAWICGLDHVRETIPFARTLNRIYP